Sequence from the Candidatus Sulfotelmatobacter sp. genome:
AGGCGCATCGCGAAGGTGTCGACGATCGCCTCGTCGAGCATGACGTCGGGAAACTCCCGGCCGACGCGCTTGACCTCCTCGACGAACATCCCGCAGCCGAGCTTGAAGACGGTGTCCTTGTGAACGACGGTGAGGTGCTTGCCCCGCGTGCGCGCCAGCTCGAACGCCTCGCGCGCGACCTTGGCCGAGCCATTGCGGGTGATGACGCGCACCGAGATGGTGACGTCGTGCGTGGGCCGGAACTCGCCGCTGCCGGCCACGACGTTGCGGTCGGGTTGAAAGCCTTCGTTGTTCTCGCGCACGATCACCAGGTCGACGTCCTGGTGGACGGACGGGATGCCGGGATACGACTTGACCGGCCGGATGTTGGCGAACAGGTCGAAGTGCTTGCGCAAGATCGGGTGCGGGTTGGGCGCTTCGGCGACCTTCGGATAGGCCATGTGCCCGATCGGGCCCAGCACCCAGCCGTCGAGCTGCGCGAGTCGCTCGAGCGTATCGGCCGGCATCGTCGTGCCGAGCGTCTCGTACGCCCGGCGGCCGATCGGAACGTCTTGCCATGCGATCTGCAAGCCGCTCAGCCGCGCCGCGGCCCGCATCACCTTGACGGTCTCGGGCACGACCTCGTGTCCGATGTCGTCGCCTTCGAGGACACCGATCTTCATGTCGCGTTTCCCCTCCGCGGGAGGTTCAGGGCGAGAGCGCTTCGAGGGCGCGGCCGTTGGTGACCGGGCCGAAGACGCCGATACCGATGATGATGGCCAGCATCGCCGCGTCGATCATGGTGAAGACGCCGACCGTGCCGTACGCGGCCAACAGATTCCCGACCCAGTAGCCGACGAAGATCGAGCTGATCCGGCTCCACGAGAAGGTGAAGCCGATCGCGCGAGCGCGGATGCGGGTCGGGAACAGCTCGGCCGCGTAGGGGTGAAAGACGCTGATCATCCAGTTGTTGCCGAGCGCGATCAAGCCGCCGCAGACCAGGATCAGCGGCACGTTCCGCGCCCCGGCGAAGATCGTCCCGGCGACGCCGATGAGGATCGCGGTCAGCACCAGCTGCCACTTGCGCTCGACGCGTTCGGCGAAGTAGCTGCCGACCAGCGCGCCGACCGGTGCCAGCAGCACGATGATCGCCGTGTACGTCAGCGTGTGGATGATCGGGAAGCCCTGTTTGGTCAAGAGCACCGGCACGAACGAGGTGAAGCCGAAGACCGCAATCGTCTGGCAGAACTGGAACACCGAGATCATCAGCGTGCGCGGCAGGTAGAAGCGGCTGAACATCTCTTGCCAATGACCTTGCTGCATCCCCAGCTCCGGCGAGCTCGGATCGGGCGGCGGCAGCGAACCGCCGCGTTCGGCGATCACGCCCTGCTCGATGCGGGTGACGACGGCGTCGGCCTCGGCGGCACGCCCATGCGCCTCGAGCCAGCGCGGCGATTCCGGCAGCCCGCGCTGGACGAAGAAGACGACGATTCCGCTGAGCGCGCCGATCAGCACCACCCAGCGCCAGCCTGAGAACCCGAGCGGGTCGTGTGGCACGAGCCAGGCGGCCAGGAACGCGGCGACCGGGATCGCCGAGAGCACGAAGACGAACGAGGTCGTCATGTACTTGCCGCGTAGGCTGCGCGGCGTCAGCTCGGCCATGTAGCTGTCGTTGTTCACCAGCTGCATGCCGACCGCGAAGCCCGCGATCAGCCGCGCGGTGTCGATGAGGAGCGGGTCGCTCAGGAACACGATCGCGAGCTGCGCGAGCGAGTAGACGACCATCGAGGAGACGAAGACGGCGCGCCGGCCGACGCGGTCGGAGACGAACCCGAATACCGCGGTGCTCAGGAACATCCCCACGAAGAACGAGGCCAGGAAGCTGGCGAAGCTGTGGTAGTCGAACAGCCCCTTGTTCTCGATGGTGTAGATTCCCGAGCGCACGAAGCCGGGGGCGATGAAGCCCGGCATGAACAGCTCGTAGAACTCGAACCAGCCGCCGCTCGCGATGCGAGCGATGACGCCGAGCAGATAGCGCGAGGGCGGCAGCCGATCGATGCGCCCCAGCACGGAGACGCGCGGCGCGGCCGCGGCGGTCAACGCGTCACCGCCATGGCGGCGTGTCCGTTGGCCACCGGTGCCTCGCGCCGCGCGGCCTGCGCGAGCTGGGCGACGTCGCCGAGCCCGGCGACGTCCCAGCAGAGCGCGAGCACGCGCCGCGCTTGTTCCGGGCCGAGAATCGGATCGGCCAGGCCGTGGAACTTCGCCTCGAGGTCGGCATCGGTCATCGGGCGTGCCAGCGAGCCGATCGCGTGCTCGACGTGCAGCTCGTACATGGTGCCGTCGGTGAGCGTGATCGCGACGTGGGCTTGGTCCGCGGCCAGCGCCGGATCGATCTCCGCGCGGATGCGATCGCGCAGCGCGACGACCGCCGGATCGGCGACCACCGCGTCGGAGAACTGCGGCTCGCCGGCGGCACCGGCGATCAGCGCGACGGCGGCCGCGTGATAGACGCTGAACTTCCCTTCGAGCCCCGTCTGCGGCGTTTTCTTGCCGGTCAGCTCGAGCACCAGCGGGTGCACGCGCAGCGCGACCGACGCGATGTCGCCGGGCACGAGCTGCTCGGCGTTGCGCAACTGGATGCAGCCGTCGATGGTGGGGTGGATGACGATGCCGCACGCGAACGGCTTGTAGGTATTCGCCAACAGCTCGTAGCGCTCGCCGAGTCCCTGCGTGATCTCGTCGTAGTCGCGCGCCACGCTGAGCACGTTGGCCCAGCCGCGCGGCGCTTCGATCGCCTGCTCCGAGCAGGTGAAACCGCGCTCCGCGAGGAGCGCCGCGGCCAGACCGTTCTGCGCGGAGCGGCCGGGATGGAAGCTCTTGGTCATCGTGCCGAACATCTCGCGCAGGCCGACCGGCTGCGTCGCCGCCAGCCCGAGCGCCCACGCCATGTGCTGTTCGTCCAATCCGAGGACCTTGCCGATCGCCGCGGCGGCGCCGAAGACACCGGTCGTCCCGGTGATGTGCCAGCCGACGTCGTAGTGCTCCGGGTAGACGGCGTTGCCGATCCGGCACTCGACCTCGACCCCGAGCACGAACGCGTTGACGAAGTCGGTGCCCCTCATCGGCCGCTGCTCCGCCCAGGCCAGGAGCGCGCTCGCGACCGGGCCGGCGGGGTGGATGACCGTACGCAAGTGCGTGTCGTCGAAGTCGAACACGTGCGAGCTGATGCCGTTCATCAGCGCCGCGTGGAGCGGGTCGAGCCGTTCGGAACGCCCGAGGACGCTCGCGGTCGCCGGCCCCGAGAACGGTCCGAGCGCGGCGATCGCGACGTCCAGCGTCTCGTGGTGCGACCCGCCGATCGCACAGCCGGCCCAGTTGACGACGGCACGGGCGGCTTCTTTGCGGACCGGCGCGGGCAGCGCGTCGGGGCGCGCCTCGACGACGTAGCGGGCCAGCGTGCGCGTCACTCCACTCGACATGGCGCGGTCTACGGTCACGGCGCCAAGGCGACCTTCCACGCCGTTCCGGTCAGCGGAACAGACCGGCGTCGAGCTGAAAGCGGGGGCCGATGAAGCTCGCACCGGGACTGCGCGTCGGGCCGTCGGCGATTCACGGCCGCGGCTGCTTCGCCACCGCGCGTTTCGCGCGGCGGCGCAAGATCGCCGAGTACACCGGCGAGCGGATCACCAACGCCGAGGCCGCGCGCCGCAGCGCCGGCCGGCCGGTGCTGCGCATCAGCGGCCTGGACCAGCGCTGGTCGATCGACGGCGGCCGGGGCGGCAACGGCACCCATTACATCAACCACTCGTGCCGACCCAACGCGTTCTTGCAGACGTTCGGAAAACGACTGCTCGTCCTCGCGCTGCGCGACATCCGGCCCGGCGAGGAGATCACCGTCGACTACGTCGACACGTACCACTCCGACCGCAAGCGCTGCGGCTGCCGCGTTCCGGGCTGTCGCGGAACGATCAACAAGCCGAAGCGCGCGTAGCCGGAAGCGGTCGCCGGATCAGGTGCCCCCCGACTTGCAGATCAGACGCTGGATGCGCTCGAGCGTGACCAGGCCGTCGGTCAAGACCTCGTCGATCGTGCTCAAGAACCCGCGCAGCCGTTCGATGTCGTCCGTCGCGACCTCGATCAGCATGGGCAGGTCCCCCGGCGCGTCGGGGTTCCAGTCGACCGAGAGCCGCCGATGGCTTCCGAAACCTTCGATCCCCCGAAAAACGGTCGCGCCACGGAAGCCGTGCTCGAGCAGCCGTTCGACCAACGCCTGCGTCGTCGAACGTTTGCCGGTGCGCGCGCTCTCCGAGACGTAGATCCGCATGAGCACGGCGTTGTGAGCGATCATGGTCCGGTCATCTCCTCGTCGAAACGGCCCGTCCGACAGGCCCGCCGCCCGCGGTAGCGTATCACTCGGCCATGATCGCTGACCCGTCCTTCGTCCAGGGGCAGCTGCTGCGGATCTTCGTCGGCGAGGATGCCCACTACCATGGGCAGCCGCTCCACCTCGCGATCATCGAACTGCTCAAGCGCGAAGGGGTCGCCGGCGCCAGCGCCTTTCGGGGCATCGAAGGCTTCGGCTCGCATCACGAGATCCACCTCAACCGCGTCTTCGCGATCGGCGGGAAACTGCCGATCTTGATCGAGGTCGTCGACTCCGAGGAGCGCATCGCGGCGCTGCTGCCGCAGATCGAGCAGATGATCGACGAAGGCGCGGTGACGCTCGAGCGGGTCGAGTACCGGCGCTTTCTCAACGCGCGCTGACACCGGTCAGCCCCGCAGCTCGTCGCTCACGACGAGGACCGGTGTTTGCGCCAGCCGGAGGACCGTGTCCGACACGCTGCCCAGGAGCTTGCGCTCGAGGCTGCCGCTGTGACGGCGCCCGACCACGATGAGGTCGGCGCCGATGCGGTGCGCCGCGTCGACGAGCGCGTGTGCTGCGTCGCCGTCCTCGATCAATGCGAACGACGCGGTGACGCCGTGCCGCGCGGCACGCGCCACGGCTTCCTCGCCGTGCAGCCGATGTCCGCGCAGCTCCGCTTGACGCTCGCGTTCGTCCGGACCGCCGTGCGGGACCGGTTGGACGACGTCGACGATGGCGAGGCGGGCGTCGAACCGGCGCGCGACCTCCGCGGCGACGTCGACCGCGCGATCGGCGATCGCGGTCTCGTCCCAACCGACCAGCACGTGCGAGAACATAGACTGCCTACCAGTGGCGAACGGCCGGGAAAAGGAGCAGCATGACGATCGTGAACACCAGAATGTACGAGAGATAGAGCGCGATCACGCCCGACTGCGTCTCGCGCACGACGTCGGCGGCGCGCAAGAAGGCCGCGCCGATCCGGTTCCAGACGGCGACGCCGACCCAGGCGCGCGCGCGGACCGCGAGGTCGAGGATGACGCGGGTCGGGTTCGCGTAGCCGACGCCGGTGTATTGCGTCCACGGCCGGTACGCTTCGCCGGACGTCCACACCGGCACACGCGCGGAGCGCGGGCGGCGGATCAGCGCCACCAGCACGGCGAACGCCGCGGCGAAGCCGCCCACCACCAAGCCGAGTC
This genomic interval carries:
- a CDS encoding DUF190 domain-containing protein, with amino-acid sequence MIADPSFVQGQLLRIFVGEDAHYHGQPLHLAIIELLKREGVAGASAFRGIEGFGSHHEIHLNRVFAIGGKLPILIEVVDSEERIAALLPQIEQMIDEGAVTLERVEYRRFLNAR
- a CDS encoding DUF190 domain-containing protein, with translation MIAHNAVLMRIYVSESARTGKRSTTQALVERLLEHGFRGATVFRGIEGFGSHRRLSVDWNPDAPGDLPMLIEVATDDIERLRGFLSTIDEVLTDGLVTLERIQRLICKSGGT
- a CDS encoding SET domain-containing protein-lysine N-methyltransferase — translated: MKLAPGLRVGPSAIHGRGCFATARFARRRKIAEYTGERITNAEAARRSAGRPVLRISGLDQRWSIDGGRGGNGTHYINHSCRPNAFLQTFGKRLLVLALRDIRPGEEITVDYVDTYHSDRKRCGCRVPGCRGTINKPKRA
- a CDS encoding MmgE/PrpD family protein, with the translated sequence MSSGVTRTLARYVVEARPDALPAPVRKEAARAVVNWAGCAIGGSHHETLDVAIAALGPFSGPATASVLGRSERLDPLHAALMNGISSHVFDFDDTHLRTVIHPAGPVASALLAWAEQRPMRGTDFVNAFVLGVEVECRIGNAVYPEHYDVGWHITGTTGVFGAAAAIGKVLGLDEQHMAWALGLAATQPVGLREMFGTMTKSFHPGRSAQNGLAAALLAERGFTCSEQAIEAPRGWANVLSVARDYDEITQGLGERYELLANTYKPFACGIVIHPTIDGCIQLRNAEQLVPGDIASVALRVHPLVLELTGKKTPQTGLEGKFSVYHAAAVALIAGAAGEPQFSDAVVADPAVVALRDRIRAEIDPALAADQAHVAITLTDGTMYELHVEHAIGSLARPMTDADLEAKFHGLADPILGPEQARRVLALCWDVAGLGDVAQLAQAARREAPVANGHAAMAVTR
- a CDS encoding isocitrate/isopropylmalate dehydrogenase family protein — translated: MKIGVLEGDDIGHEVVPETVKVMRAAARLSGLQIAWQDVPIGRRAYETLGTTMPADTLERLAQLDGWVLGPIGHMAYPKVAEAPNPHPILRKHFDLFANIRPVKSYPGIPSVHQDVDLVIVRENNEGFQPDRNVVAGSGEFRPTHDVTISVRVITRNGSAKVAREAFELARTRGKHLTVVHKDTVFKLGCGMFVEEVKRVGREFPDVMLDEAIVDTFAMRLVMTPQRYDVVVTTNMFGDILSDEAAGLVGGLGLAPGLSAGPHKAMAQATHGSAPDIAGRNVANPYAMIVSGQMLLAWLGRKHGDAAASDAAQRIADAVEAVMTARTTLTPDLGGTATTSAMGDAIVAALR
- a CDS encoding MFS transporter; the encoded protein is MTAAAAPRVSVLGRIDRLPPSRYLLGVIARIASGGWFEFYELFMPGFIAPGFVRSGIYTIENKGLFDYHSFASFLASFFVGMFLSTAVFGFVSDRVGRRAVFVSSMVVYSLAQLAIVFLSDPLLIDTARLIAGFAVGMQLVNNDSYMAELTPRSLRGKYMTTSFVFVLSAIPVAAFLAAWLVPHDPLGFSGWRWVVLIGALSGIVVFFVQRGLPESPRWLEAHGRAAEADAVVTRIEQGVIAERGGSLPPPDPSSPELGMQQGHWQEMFSRFYLPRTLMISVFQFCQTIAVFGFTSFVPVLLTKQGFPIIHTLTYTAIIVLLAPVGALVGSYFAERVERKWQLVLTAILIGVAGTIFAGARNVPLILVCGGLIALGNNWMISVFHPYAAELFPTRIRARAIGFTFSWSRISSIFVGYWVGNLLAAYGTVGVFTMIDAAMLAIIIGIGVFGPVTNGRALEALSP
- a CDS encoding universal stress protein, which produces MFSHVLVGWDETAIADRAVDVAAEVARRFDARLAIVDVVQPVPHGGPDERERQAELRGHRLHGEEAVARAARHGVTASFALIEDGDAAHALVDAAHRIGADLIVVGRRHSGSLERKLLGSVSDTVLRLAQTPVLVVSDELRG